ACGCTCCTGCCGTTGCCCGCTTGGAGCGTGCACTGGCGACCGGCAAGCACTCGCGTTCCAACGCCACTGTCCTCGGCAATGACCCAGGAGTTTTTTGAAACCTTGGGCGCCGAGTTGTCCTTGGCCCGAGGCCGTCGCCCGATAGACAATGCGCTGACCGAACGGCTCTATGGGTCAATCAAAAAGGAGGAGATTTATCTGGTGGAAAACTATCCCGATGAGATCTCGGCCAAAGAAGAGATCGGCCGTTACATCCAGAGCTATCACCAAACCCGGCCGCATCAGTCGCTGATGAATTTTACTCCGGCCCATGTCCATGAGGTCAATAACAAGAGCCGCCGTTAGACGAGCTCAAACAGATTAAGCGCACCACCCGAGAGAAACGAAAAGCTGATTGGACCGAACGCCAAAAAAACCGCAAACCGTGGATTTTCTTTACGCAGGATTCACAGCCCGCTTTTTTCAATCTCATTGAGTAGCGAAGAGTCGACAAACTCCGCGGGTCTCGCCAGTTTCGCTTTGGGATCGGTGAGGGCGAGAAAATCGAGAGTCGATTGAATGCCGGGCAAGGTCGGATGGGGAATTTCGCGGAACACCGAAATGGCGGCGCTGTAGGTTTGATCGAGTATTTCCTGATCGTTGGTGCGAAAGTACTTGCTGAAAACTTTTAGCGTAAAGGGTTTGTCGGCTTTGATGCGCCGCATCGCCGCGCCGTAGGCTTTCAGGGTCTTGACCGCGGTCTCACGATTTTTAGCCAAGTAGCGTCGCGTCGTCGATAGCGTCGTATGCTGGAACGAAATGCCTAGCTTGGGCAAGAACGCGAGTTCGCGAAATCCCGCTTTGATGGCGTTGATATTGGTGGGCGGTGAAACCATGCCGGCGTGCACCGCGCCGGTTTGCATGGCGGTCAAGATTTCCGGGATGCCGCGGACTTGGAGAATCACCGCATCGGTTTCGGCTTTGAGGCCCCACTTAGTCAAGGCCAAGCGCAGAGCGATATCCGACGCGGAGCCAAAGGTGGTGATGCCAAATTTTTTGCCGCGCAGATCCTGCGGCTTTTCGATGGATGGTACGGTCATCAGCGAAAAGAGCGGCTCGTTGACCAGTCCGGCGATGATCACGGCATCGCCGCCGCCGAGTTTGGCACTGACGATGGGCACGGAAAAAACTTGGGCGAAGGCCACGTCGCCGCCGAGCAACGCCGCCACCGTCTGCGGTCCGCCGCGGATCATGATCAGCTCCGGTTGCAAATTTTGCCGCGCGAAATAACCGCCCTCGACGGCCATCAGTCCAGGCACATGGGCGACGCTGACGGCGCCGATGGCGATGCGCAGAGATTGCGCGGCGCTCGGTGCGGCGTTGAGGAGCAGGAGGCTAACGATGATGGTAAAGATTCGCGATGGTGACACTGGGTGGGTT
This is a stretch of genomic DNA from Deltaproteobacteria bacterium. It encodes these proteins:
- a CDS encoding ABC transporter substrate-binding protein encodes the protein MSPSRIFTIIVSLLLLNAAPSAAQSLRIAIGAVSVAHVPGLMAVEGGYFARQNLQPELIMIRGGPQTVAALLGGDVAFAQVFSVPIVSAKLGGGDAVIIAGLVNEPLFSLMTVPSIEKPQDLRGKKFGITTFGSASDIALRLALTKWGLKAETDAVILQVRGIPEILTAMQTGAVHAGMVSPPTNINAIKAGFRELAFLPKLGISFQHTTLSTTRRYLAKNRETAVKTLKAYGAAMRRIKADKPFTLKVFSKYFRTNDQEILDQTYSAAISVFREIPHPTLPGIQSTLDFLALTDPKAKLARPAEFVDSSLLNEIEKSGL